Part of the Panicum virgatum strain AP13 chromosome 4N, P.virgatum_v5, whole genome shotgun sequence genome is shown below.
CGGCGATTCACGGCGCGGCGACGAGGGAGATCCATGTCCGCGCGAGGGGAGGGGTTGAGGagctctaaaaaaatagagtggAGTCAATTTTTGGTGGAGTGGAAAGTGTGAGTATTTTTTTTATGGAGTGGAGCTAAATTGGCGTATTAGAGTGCTCCCAAATATCCTCTTATTTAAGCGGAGCGATGAAGACTCTGGCAAACTATAAAGGAATCCAAACATTCCCCAAACTCAAGATGAAGAATACCAGTTACCAAACTCTGGTAATAAGTATAAAAGCACGGAAATACACCCTTCGAACTGACAGTCCAAGGTTCCAAATGCTAAACGGTTACTCCTACATCTACGCGAGACGGATTTGAGCTGATTACTCATCAGGCTCCGTCCTGTAGGACTGTAGGAGCCTTCGCAATTATGCAATCGCAACCGCCGTTCTGCCATCGCCAACAGCCAAACAACCCGGATAGGGCCGGGCATCCACCCAGCCACCGTGACGTACTGACGTGCCGTGCCGGACGGCACGTCTCCGCCGCGGCGGTTTGGAGTTGGCCTTGCCGGGGGCAGCCGATTGATTGCCTTCGCCTTCCCGCAAGCCCGCAACTACTCGACTTCCCCACAAAACTGAACAAGCTCCCCTACCCCTCCTCTCCTCGCGCCTCCCTCGGTCCCTCCTGCAATCtctctccaccagctccacgccGCGCTGCTAATCCTATTCCTAGCTCGCCGGCTAAGATGGACGGCAGCAGCCTCAAGTCCGCGCAGCTCCTGGATCAGATGCGCCTGCACTTGGCCACCGACGCCGGCAAGGAGCTCACCAAGAAGGTCGGCCTCGTCTACCAGCTCAACATCGCCCCCAAGGTCTgcctctcccctcctccccttCTCCCCCTGTCAAATCTCCCGTGAATCTCTCCTCTGTTACTAGCCAAGATTGCGTGAAACCCCGGCCAGATCGACGCCCTTCCTGATCCTGTGTTCCTGTGAGGTGCAGAAGCTCGGCGTTGACGAGGAGATCTTCGTGGTCGACCTCAAGAAGGGCGAGGTCACCAAAGGTCCCTCCTTTTCTCTCGTCCTTCGGCCTGAATTTTGGCTCCCCAGATCGGTATTCTGAAAGATTTGTTTCTGATGTGCAGGGCCGTACCAGGGGAAGCCGGATGCTACCTTCTCCTTCACTGACAACGATTTCCTTGGAATCGCCACCGGCAAGACTAACCCGCAGATTGCGTTCATCCGGTTAGTGGAGCGAAAAACTAGTCTTTGTTTTTTCATTCTGTTTTAGGATATTGTTGGAGTTTTTTTAAGCTGGTAAACTGCGTTGCGGTGCAGAGGGGCGATTAAGATCAAGGGGAGCATAAGCGCCGCGCAGAAGTTCACCCCTGACATCTTCCCCAAGCCAGCGAAGCTGTAGAAGGTTAGAATGCATTATTTGGGTGCGGATGGATAATAAAGTTTCCAAGCTTCAACCACTATGTACCTGATAGGATGAGGGGAATACATGAACACACGATGATCTGTTTTTATCAATGGAATATGGATAATGCTTTGGTTAATCTATCACTTAAATTGAGGTCAATGTTGGCATCTCGTGATTATTGCTTCGCTTTTGTGCTCCATTACTATATGGTCTGATGCTAAGTTGACGCCCTTGGCGATCATTGAGTGGTGATTCCTTATTTTGAGCAAGATTATGTAACAATTTTGGCATAACTTTAATGGCATGCTCTGCATTGCTGTGCTGAGTTACATAACTTGCATTAGTTGTATATTCGCATAATTTCAACTTATTACAGTAATATAGTTCTGCTAGGGCCCTGAGATTGACGTTGTCCGTTGCTTACTAATATAATTTCAACCTGTTACAGTATATAGTTCCAAAACGTATGGAATTAGAACTGCCTCTGTAAATTTGGGTACTTGGTAAAAACTGCTTTTGGGTCCTTCAGTATGGCAAAAGATTGGGATAGTCTGTATGCTAATTTAGCTGTGGTTCATTAAGAAAGGTTGCATCCATGGTGTATAGGTTAGGACGCTCAGATCAGATGATGAGCAGTTGAAACTGATTGACCTGCATCAGAATATATGGTCCGGTGATCATTGACATTTCTTACTAATATAAATCAAGCTAGTATgatggttttgcgggcacacaaggagggatagagtccggaacgaagctattcgggaaagggtaggggtggcaccaattgaggagaaacttacccaacatcggttgagatggtttggacatgtccaatggAGGCCTCcagaggcgccggtgcgtagtggggtgctaaagcatgttgataaggtaaagaggggtagaggtagacctaaactgacttgggacgagtcggttaagagagaccttaaagattgggATATCTCTAAGGagctagctttggataggagcgcttggagactagctatcaacgaACCATGActtttgtgtcttttgggtttcatctctagcctaccccaactcgctcacacacgcacacacaaccAAACTGGCTGACTCATGACTGTTCACCAGTTCGGACCCCGTTTAAGGAATTAAGGAACTAACCATTCAATCATGATGGAGGATATAGACAGTAGGATATACCTTCCTTCAATTTCTATTACTGACTATGTTTGCAAAAAGACACGAAAAAGTCAACATATATATGCTGATGATGTCAAATCGATGAACACAGAAGCACAGAAAATCACAATAGTTCAAAGGAAACACCCAAGAAATGACACCAGTACTAAAACACTATTTGTTACCAAGGTTcagccaaaaaaaaatcacggCAACATGTCTTGCTTTATTTGGATTGTACCAGTAAGTAGATTGGAAGAGCCTGTATCAGTTGATCTAAAGAAGCTGTTTGTACTATAAAGAGTTTCTGGAGTTAGGTATTAGAGAGAACCTCTCTCTTGTATAGAAAGTATTTCTGTTTTCTAACTCACCAAGTTCATAGATAGATTACCTTCCCAGTTCTTGTATTTCAACCATATTTGGTTGTGTAACTCTTGTATTATGTTTCATTAAGATTACTTGGTGCATATCCAATTTGTTTATGACTCTACGAGGTCTGTTATAGATGCATTTGATTTACATTTatgagaaggaaaaaaaattatatcctCAGTTTACTCCATGACATCACACTCTGATGAGGTTTGGGATCTCAGcacttgaaatgatattttgtTTCATTTCTGATGAACCGGTCCCGACCATCACATTCTGTTTCGCACGCCATGACTAATGTTCACACGAAACGATTACCATGTATATTCTTGTTCTGTTATTCTGATCATGAATCATGGCCAGCGTATCTACAGCGTCATGATAGATCCTGTTCCCCTTTGAGCTGTGTGCCGTGTTTCTTCTGCTCGTTCTTGTCTATACACCACAAATTGTTGCTATCAAGTCATGCCCATCCATGCTCTTAGTCCATCCGGATGCCAAGCCCCTCTACGGCTCTACGGTTGTTTCATATTGCAGGCAGTGCTTGATGCctgttcctttttttctttaagTTTTAGGAGCCACAACCCCCGTCTTGATCATAAGGAAAGACAGTCAGAACGTTTACAGCACTAGCAGATGCCCATTTAAAAAGTCATTAAACAAAATTTACATTGATAAAAAGTTAATAGATAAAAGTTTTATTTTTGTAGCAAAGATGTACACATTGTAATTAAGgaattttttaaaatacaatCAATATCTCATATGGAACTAAGCCCCTCTCAATCAAGGTTCATATGGTAACGCCCGATTGACCCATAAAAAATATAGTTGCTCAATTATTCAATTACTAATAAattgtttatttttatttatttcgtaATATAGAGGCAATCAATTATGATCTCATAAAAGGCTCTAAATCATCTACCATATGAGTTTTTCCCATGTATCTTGTCTCTTTCCCAAAACATAGAGAACCAGCTACATGCATGTTTATATCCAAGTATCTGTATGTAGCAAACAATAGGgaaattctaatatactttcACAAAAAAGTAGCCAGAAGCAATTGATATTTCCTTCATAGTTCTCCAACACCATGCATACTAATGCTGTCCTCCATCAGATGCTTCTATAGGCATTCCAACCATCTATATTTTCTCATAGTCATCGTCACCTCCCTCTATATATCATCACCTTCATCTTGAAGGAACATCCTCTTCCTAAAATACAAATACGAAAAGAATTTTAATAGCTTTACAtggaaaaataaattaaaaactcAGTGCATTCACAATTTAGCAGTTCTCAAACTTGACAACAGGTGAATCTGCACATCTCAAGGCTCAAATGCAGTTGTCATTCATTAGGTACAGAGCTTAGTGAACAGCTCTTTGTGCTTGTCGTGCTCATCCTCTTCCTAAAATACAAATACGAATAGAATTTTAATAGCTTTACATggagaaataaattaaaaacTCAGTACATCCACAATTTAGCAGTTCTCAAACTTGGCAACAGGTGAATCTGCACATCTCAAGACTCAAATGCAGTTGTCATTCATTAGGTACAGAGCTTAGTGAACAGCTCTTTGTGCTTGTCGTGCTCCTCTCTCGCCCCAATGTACTTCAAAAACTCCATAAATTCCTTGTTTTCATAGACCAGTGTTTCCTTCCATTATAATTTGCAGAAAGATTATATATATCCAATCCTACTAATATGTAATATTTTCGAGTGAGTCTGAAAAGAAGCTGAAAACACAATGAAGTGGCAAGTTTTAGATTTTGCATGTACCGACaaaaaatatatcaaaaagACTTTCTGAATAGGCTACTAAAGGAATCCAATATACATAAATTTCCAATATTCTAAGGCCTCAAGTCCGATAGTCTCCAGTTTCCACCAGACCACATTTCAGGAAAAAGTACTAAACAATGTTTTTTCTGTCTAGCATTTGAAGGAAACAAAATTAAACTGTTTAAATTTATGGATTGGCCTAGGAATGTGCATTGGACAGTAATAACAAATTAATTGTAACCATCGTTTGAACTGTTTAGGTGCTACAACAGAATAAACCACAGTAATTTTTATTCGAGCACCATTGTTTCagaaaaaatatagaaatcACATTATATCATGTGTTGTTACATTCCACGAAGGCATTAAAGCAGGTAAAGTTTACAACAAACTATATCCTGCAACC
Proteins encoded:
- the LOC120670499 gene encoding sterol carrier protein 2-like is translated as MDGSSLKSAQLLDQMRLHLATDAGKELTKKVGLVYQLNIAPKKLGVDEEIFVVDLKKGEVTKGPYQGKPDATFSFTDNDFLGIATGKTNPQIAFIRGAIKIKGSISAAQKFTPDIFPKPAKL